AGGATATCTCGCCATTACTATTGAACTGCCAGTTAATGATGTCATACAGGCCTGACACATCCCCTTCATCAAAGAAGACCTCTTCGTCCGTGTGCGGCACTTTGAAGTGCACGTTCTTCAGGTAGTACATCAGCTACAGGAGAGAAGGATGGtcagacacatgcacatacacacacacacacacacacacacacacacacacacacacacacacacacacacacaggcttacCTGCCATGGCTCAAAGTTGGTTATGATAGCACAGCTGTTCCCGACGAATGGCCCCTGTCCGTCTTCACAGTGCTCCAGGTTGTGCAAGGCGTGGGCCACAGCGTACACGGCTTTGTACACACTGTGGGGagtcatcttcatcatcatcatcatcatcatcatcatcaaacacACCATCATCTACATTTACATCCTGCATGATTTTATCATTAAAGGGTTGGTTGCAGGTGTGCTGCTACTCCAACACAGTGGAGGTGAAGGTTGTGTGTGCTGCTTAAAGGGAacatttcaggttcatactagTATTTTGGGTTtgtactagaacatgtttacatgctttaatgttcagactgtctgtctgaatatacctgtgtacgcctgtctctttaagcttTTACTTGTAATTGTTTCTAACTCGGGTGAACTGATGCCTTCATTGGTGGTAGCCAATAGGTGACTAGAATGAGTGATATTAACGATATGAGCAGTGAGAACTGACCTGTAAGTGATTCGTAACTGGGAAACATCCGAGTAGGTGTTACTGAGCTGTGCTATGGACTCCCTGCCTGAACACAGCCCGTCAGGAACCCCCCTCACAGCCCTGGACATTGTGCCGTTCGCCTCCTTGGCCCTCTGTTTGGCCTGCTTCACCGCTTTGCCATAGTCCAATGTGCAGTTAAACAACtagaagacaaaacaaaacaaaaagtcacaAGCTTAATCGTATGACTTTTCAGTTGCCACTGAATATCTTAATACACACACCATCTCCCAGAATTCCTCAGTGAGTGGGTCAGCATAGGGGTCCAATTCCAGTAGATGGCGCTGAAGACCCGGGATGTCAGCCCTCTTTACCCCGAAGCCCAGAGTACCACCCAGCACTGAGCTCACCTGCGTAAAAACATGCACTCTGGTTAGAGCATCTGAATCGACCAATGAGCTTCCACCTTCAGTCACTGGACGGAGCACTCACCCCAGGCTGGTTGATGAGAGCGGAGGTGACCCAGGCCTCGCTGGCGATCCAGGTGCGGTTGGTCACATTGTGCCGCAGCAGCTCGAGGATGAGAGGACTGAGGTCCACGTCTGACGAGAACACCACGATGATCTTGGCCGTGGCCTCGACTACAGTCTGAACAATACGCTGGATGTCCTCTGGGGAACTCACCTGCAGTTTGTGAAAAAAGAATATGAATTTTTCTACAGGGaggaataaagaaaataacagaCGGGGTAATGAAAGATGTTACCTTGGGCAGCGTCTCAGAGAAGGAGATGCAGACACCAGCCTCCTGCACCTGCTCCTTGAAGTCTTTGATGCCATACTTGCCGTAGTCATCATCTGCAGCTATGGTGCCCACCCAAGTCCAGCCGAAGTGTAGCACCAGCTGGGCGATAGCTGTAGACTGGTGCATGTCATTGGGAATGGTCCTGAGGAAGGTGGGGAACTGGAACTTATTCTTCAGGGCGGAGCAAGTTGAAGAATAGCTGACCTAAAGATGACAGAGGAGAGCAGACACGCAAAGGTTTCTTTCCCATTGTGTCTTCATCTAACTCGCCACTGACCTACCTGTGGGAAGTGATACAGTCCAAGTATCCTCGCCGTGGCGATAGACAGGTCTGAGCCCCCAGCACCCACCAGAGCAGCCAGAGGGGCCCCAGTCCCGCAGCGGTAGTTGGGTACGGCCTCGTCTTGGCCCGTCAGGTAGGTGAGGGTGCCCTCCACGGCCTTGGAGATGGTGAAGCAGGAGTCGTAGATGACGTAGCCCAGGTCGGTGTCGGGCAGCAGGTCCTTCTTCTTGTTAATCTCGTTGATGGCAAACAGCATGGTCTGCGTCCAGCGGAAGGTGCGGAAGTTAAACCTGGAGGATGATGGGAGAGAGATAACATGAGACACAGTTGTAGATATTGTCTGGGATCGctttagaaaagaaagaaaggaaatacaCACAAGCTATTTTAGTCTTCTGATGTTATTACCTAAATGAGCCACAAGAAGACAGTTTGCAGACTTGCTGATTATTGTTGCATACTATAATACCATAATATTATGCGCTTCTGTGGCTAATTGGCCCCAGAGGTGCAGCACTGTCTGGACTTCTTAGAAA
This genomic interval from Cottoperca gobio chromosome 13, fCotGob3.1, whole genome shotgun sequence contains the following:
- the vmn2r1 gene encoding vomeronasal type-2 receptor 1; translation: MIFCKLLLLTSALDLLLFHIVGSGQPKSGFSVMTSVQEADVMESTCKLKAKFNLNSYKDVEKKKVVIGGMFPVHKHISSSDGNTSKVPVSSGCEGFNFRTFRWTQTMLFAINEINKKKDLLPDTDLGYVIYDSCFTISKAVEGTLTYLTGQDEAVPNYRCGTGAPLAALVGAGGSDLSIATARILGLYHFPQVSYSSTCSALKNKFQFPTFLRTIPNDMHQSTAIAQLVLHFGWTWVGTIAADDDYGKYGIKDFKEQVQEAGVCISFSETLPKVSSPEDIQRIVQTVVEATAKIIVVFSSDVDLSPLILELLRHNVTNRTWIASEAWVTSALINQPGVSSVLGGTLGFGVKRADIPGLQRHLLELDPYADPLTEEFWEMLFNCTLDYGKAVKQAKQRAKEANGTMSRAVRGVPDGLCSGRESIAQLSNTYSDVSQLRITYSVYKAVYAVAHALHNLEHCEDGQGPFVGNSCAIITNFEPWQLMYYLKNVHFKVPHTDEEVFFDEGDVSGLYDIINWQFNSNGEISYVTVGRYNGSAAPEDKMTLINDSIVWNNDVLEPPYSVCSENCQPGSRKGIRQGEPVCCFDCIPCADGEISNSTNARACILCSYEEWSNDAHDTCVPKIIEFLAFGEPLGITLIVISAFGALVTIAVGVRRSENKPPRDANVVM